The DNA sequence GAGATTGATGAAGAGCTTATCTATCAATTTATTCTGGATCGATTAAAAGCATATTTAAAAGATCAAGTCGTTGATGGAGCTACATTTAGCCCCTTAGAGATTGATGCGGTACTAAGTACCCATCCGCAAAAAATCAATGACCTAATTGCACGTTTATTGGCCATTCGAAGTTTTAATCAATTACCGCAAGCAGCTGCGCTCGCAGGGGCCAATAAACGAATTAGCAACATCCTGAAGAAGGTTGATGGTAAAGTGAATGTGGAGATCAACTCAAGTTTGCTCACCATTGCAGCTGAAAAGAATTTATATACCACCCTTACTCAATTACAACCGCTACTCGATCAGAAACTCCAAGCCCAACAGTTGATTGATCTATTGCAAGATCTAGTCTCGCTCAGCGAGCCAGTGGATCAATTTTTTGCAGATGTGATGGTGATGGATGAGAATATTGAGCTTCGAAATAATCGCCTTGCTCTACTACAGCGCCTCCACCAACAAATGAATTTAGTTGCTGATATTGGCAAACTTGCATGACCGTTAAAGTCGATAAGCTAATTATTTTGGATCGTGATGGGGTGATTAACCAAGATCGTGACGATTATGTGAAATCATGCGATGAGTGGATCCCGATTCCCAATAGCTTAGAAGCGATTGCATTACTTTCTCAGGCAGGCTACACCCTGACTATTGCCACCAACCAATCGGGTATCGCACGTGGCTATTACAGCCTAAATGAATTGCATGCGATGCACCAGAAAATGATGGATTTGCTCAAACCACTGAGTGGCAGGATTGATAGTATTTTCTTTTGCCCCCATACTGATGCCGATCACTGTGACTGCCGCAAGCCTAAACCGGGCTTAATGCAACAAATTGCAAACCGTTATTTAAAAAGTCCTGCAAATCCAGCATTGCCATTAAGCAATGTTCCTCTCGTGGGCGATTCATTACGTGATCTTTTGGCAGGAACGGCTCTGGGCGCCAGTCCGCACTTGGTCCTAACAGGGAAAGGTCGCGATGTTAATAGGGCTGAGTTACCTAACAATGCTCAGATCCATGAGGATTTGATGGGTTTTGCACAATCAATTTTGGCGCAGTCATGATTTGGCTTCGTTCACTTCTTTTTTTTATTAGTCTTGTAACGTACACGCCGCTGTATGCAGTTTTCTGCTTAATTACATTTCCATTTCTAAATGAGCATGCTCGCTATCGCATCATTCAGTTCTGGGGTCGAAGCATTATCTTTTTCCTGGAATTCTTTTGCGGCGTTCGGTTTGAGGTTCTAGGAAGGGATAATATACAGGCAGTGATTGATCAGCCTGTGGTCATTCTTAGCAAGCATCAATCGGCTTGGGAAACGATCGCGTTCTTACAGATTTTTCCTAAAGAGCTTTGCTATGTATTTAAACGTGAACTGTTATGGATTCCATTTTTTGGTTGGGTGATTGGATTGCTGAACATGATTCATATCAACCGTTCGGACACAGGTGGCTCTGCAATATCAGTTGCCAATCAAGGCAAGGAGCGTTTAAAGGCGGGTAAGTGGATGATTTTGTTCCCTGAGGGCACCCGAACACCCGTTGGATCCCATAAGCCTTATCGTAAGGGTGGGGCCCGCTTAGCCGGACTCACGGGAGCAACCGTATTACCAGTCGCCCACAATGCCGGGCGCTACTGGCCACGAAATAGCTTTTTGAAATACCCTGGGCGCATTACAGTCTCCATTGGACCGTCAATACCCTCCCAGGGCAAATCTGGGGATCAATTACATGAGGCCGTAGAAACCT is a window from the Polynucleobacter sp. HIN11 genome containing:
- the gmhB gene encoding D-glycero-beta-D-manno-heptose 1,7-bisphosphate 7-phosphatase, with translation MTVKVDKLIILDRDGVINQDRDDYVKSCDEWIPIPNSLEAIALLSQAGYTLTIATNQSGIARGYYSLNELHAMHQKMMDLLKPLSGRIDSIFFCPHTDADHCDCRKPKPGLMQQIANRYLKSPANPALPLSNVPLVGDSLRDLLAGTALGASPHLVLTGKGRDVNRAELPNNAQIHEDLMGFAQSILAQS
- a CDS encoding lysophospholipid acyltransferase family protein, producing the protein MIWLRSLLFFISLVTYTPLYAVFCLITFPFLNEHARYRIIQFWGRSIIFFLEFFCGVRFEVLGRDNIQAVIDQPVVILSKHQSAWETIAFLQIFPKELCYVFKRELLWIPFFGWVIGLLNMIHINRSDTGGSAISVANQGKERLKAGKWMILFPEGTRTPVGSHKPYRKGGARLAGLTGATVLPVAHNAGRYWPRNSFLKYPGRITVSIGPSIPSQGKSGDQLHEAVETWIEAEMRRIDPTAYQAK